ATTGTTGAGCGACCAATCGTAAGGCTGCCAGTTTGTTGTCGAAAGTGTATAATAGTTTTTATCAGCTTCTCCCTTTACCGTTACCGGAATCTTCGGGATGTAATTATTAATATATTGTGTGTTTTGATAATCTTCAAATTCATTCAAAATATAAGCGTCCGAAACATGATAAATTGACCAGATTCCAGGCTTGTCATGAAGAATTTGATTGCCCAAAGCATCTTTAAATTCAGCAAAATAACCGTTTTTTTTAATCCAAAGCTGGTTTTTCATGGCTTTTAAAATAGATTCAGCTTCTTTTTCGTAAGGAGTAGAATCTTCGCCAATAATTTTTGCCAGTTTCGCCATTTCACGGTTGGCTCTGTAATTATAGGCGGAAGTATGTGTCACTTTTCCACCTGAATATTGAAGCGCATCACTTGCCCAAATTGCTGCATACGCATCATAAAGGTCACCCCGTTTGAAGTTTCGTTTTTCCCAGTCCATGTGACGAACCATTGTTGGCCACATTTTCTTCAGAAATTCTTTATCTCCGGTGTAATTGAAATGCGAAAACATCTGGTCAAAAAATACCAGATTCATATCATAATGATGCGGTTTTGAATTATCATTCGGATTTCTTGAAATATATCCGCTGGAAAACACCGAAGTTCCCATTTTTTCTTTGTGTCTTGCCAAATGCAACAGCGTATCCATTTCAACAGGCGCAGAATCCGGCTTCAAAACCTGAGAATTGGAATAGCTTTCAAAATGTTCTTTTGCGCGGTCGTGCCAACTGAGAACATCGGCTGCATAAGCTCCCCGCCACGCATTTAATCTCATCCTCCAGGCAACAGCGCCGTGCATGAAGGTTGGGCTTTCCCAGATTCCGTCTGCGGCAACCGCTAATGTTGCTCCGAAATTATTTAAATCTGCATCGGGAGTTTTTAGCTGAATTCTATTGATTAAATTTAATCGGGATTGCTCGGCTTCTTTAAAAATTGTTGCAAGTTGCTCGTCTGAAAAATTTTTATCTGATTTTCCTTTTTTAATTTGAATGTAAACAGGATTTTTCTGTGCAGAATAAGTTGCGTAAATTATTGGAGATTGCTCTGCTTTATTTTGAGTAAAATCAGATAGTTTTTCCAACGTTTTCGCATCTGTCAATTGTAATGAATTAGCATTTGAAAAACTTCCGTTGATAAGCTGATTTTCTTTTTTTTTGTTTAAATAAGTAAGCTCAAACTGGTTTTTATTGATTTGAAACTGATTGCCTTCACAATATTCAGGAAGCAGATAAAATCCGGACTCCGGATCTGCGCCGATGTCACCATTTCTGCTGAATGTTGTTCCGCTTGCACCGCCATAAACAGCATAGATTTTTGATGAGGGATCAATATTCTCCATTTCCATTTTTAAAACCAAACCTTCTTCTTTTGATTGAGCTAAAACGGTTAATTTTAAGCTCCCATTTCCAAGAATCGGATCTTTAATGGTATAAAGCATCGATCCGGGACGATAACGGGTCTCAATTTTATCGGCTTGAATTAATTTTTTAATTGAATTTCCTTTCTGAATAACGAACTGAAGATTTCCTCCCATTCCAGGAAGGTATAACGCAAATTCCGGTAAATCTCCGGCTTCTACCCGCGAAGCACGATTGTCTCCATACAAAGCACGGTTGAATCTATATTTTCCATTAACCAATAAAAAATCGCCTTTGTCTTCTTTATAATGCAGTTCTCTTTCGTTTTCCTGCCAATGTTTAGACTGGGAAAAAGAATAGGATGATAAAACAATCAGTCCGGCGAAAATGATTCTTCTTCGCATTTTATTATTTAAGTTCAGTTAAAGGTTTTCCGTTTACGGTTACGTTTTTCAATGTCACATTTTTTAAGAAATCTACTTTATAAGGAATTTCAACTCCATTCATTTTTGTGTTAATCATCGTGAAATCTGTTACCGGAGAAGTTTCGTAAGCATCAGAAAGAACGGCATATTTCCCGCCTTTTTCCACCGTTAGATTTTCTACCCAGATATTTCTGATGATCGGAATATAATTTCCAGGTTTTTCGTAATGCATATTGAAGCGTACCGCAGCTTCTTTATAAGCGCCGACTTTTGTGTTGTAGAAGAATACATTTTCAATGATTCCGCCGCGGCTTGAGCTTGTTTTAATCCTTAAGGCTCTGTCAAGGTTTTTACTGTCCATCACATTTCCTATGGCATAAATATTTTTTGCTCCGCCTGCGATTTCGCTTCCGATCACAACACCGCCGTGTCCGTCTGTCATTTCACAGTTTTCGATAATGTGGTTCTCTGCCGGCCTTCCGATATCCCTTCCGTCTTCATCTCTTCCGGATTTAATGGCGATACAGTCATCTCCTGTATCAAAATATGAATCTTTAATCCATACATTTTTACAAGCTTCAGGATCGAAACCATCATTATTAGGACCGTGACTGATTACTTTTACTCTTTCAATCAAAACATTTTCACACAGCACAGGATTCAAATTCCACATGGGAGAATTTTTAACCAAAACATCTGCCATGTAGAAATTCTTACTTTTATAAGGCTGAACGAAATTCGGTCTTAAATAATATCCGTCTCCAAAAATCCTTTCTCTGGCAGGTTGTCTTTGCG
The Chryseobacterium sp. W4I1 DNA segment above includes these coding regions:
- a CDS encoding DUF4450 domain-containing protein, translated to MRRRIIFAGLIVLSSYSFSQSKHWQENERELHYKEDKGDFLLVNGKYRFNRALYGDNRASRVEAGDLPEFALYLPGMGGNLQFVIQKGNSIKKLIQADKIETRYRPGSMLYTIKDPILGNGSLKLTVLAQSKEEGLVLKMEMENIDPSSKIYAVYGGASGTTFSRNGDIGADPESGFYLLPEYCEGNQFQINKNQFELTYLNKKKENQLINGSFSNANSLQLTDAKTLEKLSDFTQNKAEQSPIIYATYSAQKNPVYIQIKKGKSDKNFSDEQLATIFKEAEQSRLNLINRIQLKTPDADLNNFGATLAVAADGIWESPTFMHGAVAWRMRLNAWRGAYAADVLSWHDRAKEHFESYSNSQVLKPDSAPVEMDTLLHLARHKEKMGTSVFSSGYISRNPNDNSKPHHYDMNLVFFDQMFSHFNYTGDKEFLKKMWPTMVRHMDWEKRNFKRGDLYDAYAAIWASDALQYSGGKVTHTSAYNYRANREMAKLAKIIGEDSTPYEKEAESILKAMKNQLWIKKNGYFAEFKDALGNQILHDKPGIWSIYHVSDAYILNEFEDYQNTQYINNYIPKIPVTVKGEADKNYYTLSTTNWQPYDWSLNNVALAENLQTALAYWQSGRNEDAFRLWKGNLAESMYYGISPGNFEQLSHYDAFRGELYRDFADPIGVAARTLTEGLFGVYPKLLENKVNIKPGFPKDWNFAELKLPDWEFKFKRNSKKTIYWFRSKFTNPVSLDLLIPVNHTQIKSVTVNGKKVKWAIQPNSILQPFVKLETEKGKEFTIEITYSGEELTTEKTDYINYISENLQLNLDPKKKITQIYDPQELIKNSPPLEGWPKVGVVNNKFELSKEERKGTFFVQLEQNGTKWWQPVNVDIQYPLQIKWVNKKFQIQSKSLNNINGKLSINGFVDTFSVKKDEMKFIEIPTSSLSKGTNSIELEYNGIKQNIEITDWKIETQGEFKPISLASKYNEKVTRIFNQEYLSPRLNVPTLQLPWQGIGNWCYPLITAQIDDSGLMANRKNGKLEYLGIPFLIDSTDKNIVFTSQWDNFPKSVEIPLTGKGKKIYFMMAGSTNPMQSQITNGTITVQYADGSHTDLELKNPVNWWPIEQDLLDDNFAFEIPDDKIPYRVKLKTGELYKGGSLAQYSGIKGFTDRAVEGGAATILDLPIDPNKELKSVQLTAVSNDVVIGLMSATVLK
- a CDS encoding glycoside hydrolase family 28 protein, whose amino-acid sequence is MKKYALILFAFIISIPASAQYKPWTSSEQPLKEIEALKKQMVKPNFRNKDYLITDFGAIGDGKTKNTEAFRKAIEKCNAEGGGRVVVPNGIFLTGAIYLKSNVNLHLSDGSTILFSQDSNDYPIVFTRWEGMECMNYSSLIYAYEEENIAVTGKGTLDGNSDNDHWWFWCGATKYGYNESRPGRQNPARAKLHEYMAQRQPARERIFGDGYYLRPNFVQPYKSKNFYMADVLVKNSPMWNLNPVLCENVLIERVKVISHGPNNDGFDPEACKNVWIKDSYFDTGDDCIAIKSGRDEDGRDIGRPAENHIIENCEMTDGHGGVVIGSEIAGGAKNIYAIGNVMDSKNLDRALRIKTSSSRGGIIENVFFYNTKVGAYKEAAVRFNMHYEKPGNYIPIIRNIWVENLTVEKGGKYAVLSDAYETSPVTDFTMINTKMNGVEIPYKVDFLKNVTLKNVTVNGKPLTELK